CATATTCATTCATAATTGCTAAAACTTCTTTGCGATGGAGCCATTCATCCAATTCAATTTGTTTTATCGCTTTTTTTTCCCACGGATTTTTTACTGAATTAGCATGGCCAATGTAAGCAAATGCCGCAGCCTTTTCAGCTGAATATGCTTGCTGTAATAATCTGACTAAAGGCTGATGCTTAAGCTTCATGCTGTTTTAATTCCTATGATACACACATCGTCTACTTGCTCATGATTCCCTTTCCATCGGTTGAATTCTTCTTTTAATTTTTGATTTTGTTGTTGACAAGGTAAGGTATGAATGTCTAATAAGGTTTGTTGCAATTTTTTGTATTTATATTTTTTACCTTTTTCTCCTCCAAACTGATCAGCCATTCCATCGGTAAATAAATAGAGCATGGAATTATCGGGTAAATGAAAATTATGATTGGAGAATGTCAATTGTTTTTCGTTGTATCCTATGTGTTGTTTATCGGCTTTGATTTCTTTTAATTCTCCTTTGTTGATATACCAAAGAGAATTATTTGCACCGCTCCATTGTATTTGTTTTGTTTTATGATTCAATCTAAGTATAGAAATATCCATGCCATCTTTCACGTCCCCTTTATTTTTTACAAAAGCTTCACGAACCAATTCGCTTGTTTTATTTAAAATTTCATGTGTTTCTGAAAGCTTAAACTCTTTAATGGAACGGGATAGGGCTCCGGAACATAAAACCGACATCATGGCACCGGGCACTCCATGTCCGGTACAATCTGCTGCAGCAATGAAGGCAAAGTCTTGATTTTTTTCAAACCAGTAAAAATCTCCGGCCACAATATCTTTAGGCAAATAAAATATAAAATGATCGGTTAATGCATTTTCAATGTCAGACGTTGACGGCAAAAGTGCTTCTTGCAATCGTTTAGCATATTGTATACTGTCAATAATATCTTTATTCTTCTCATCAATTATTTTTTTTTGGTAACTGATAGTTTGTTGGGCTTTTTCAATAGTATTTGTTTTGTCCCACACACTATAAACGATAAGCATTAAGGGAATAAGTGCTAAAACTATAGGAGGATCTGAAGCTGTTTCTTCTAGTAAAAATGGAACATTAAGAGCGCCATTTAATTGGTGATTAATAACCAAATAAATAATCGGAATCCAATTGATGAAAAAACAAAATAAAATGCGAACCCAGCCTTTTTGTAGAATTATGCTTAGTAAAACAAAAAAGCTAAGCCAACCCATATTAATGGCATCTACCGAATTGTTGGCAAACACCATATAGGTAAGCGTGGAAATTACGGATGCAACAATAAAAAAAGTATTAACAGACCGGTTTGTATTTTGCTGTTTTTTAAGAATAAAAGGAAAAGTACACATGGCCAATAAGGCCAAAACATGAAGAACCATGGCTTTGTAATAGCCTAATATGTAATCTGATAATATTGGAAGCGAAAAACAAACAATAAAAAAAATGACCAGCCGAAATAAAAGCAAAGTATTTGCTATTTCAAAAGGATCATTTGATTTTGCGAGTAAATCTTTTAGAAAATAATTCCGTATTTTATTCATAGAGCAATTCAGTATATGAATGTAACAAAAATAAGCTATTTGTCAAATGTTTATTTAAAACGGAATTATTAATTAAAAGGGGAATAAATCTTCATAGCTATATTCTTTTAGTGCATTTTCGTTATCACCTACTGCATTTTTGCCTTTTAATTTTGATACACTGTGGTATTTCAAATTTGCATCGGCGTACGGGACACAAAGATTCAATAATTTTAATTTGTCATCATCAGATATGCAAGGCTTTAACCATTCATCTTGTTTTTCCTTATCTAAAATAACGGGCATGCGGGGCATTTCCAATTTTGGATTATTGTGAATTTTATTCATGAATCCATTTGCCCGGGTGGTGACTATAGCGGTGGTATTAACAATTTCGCCGGTTTCTTTATTCACCCATTCTTCCCACAAACCTGCGATGGCCAAGGGTTCGTCAATTACAGATTGAATATAAAATGGAAAAGTTTTTGAGCCTTGATGATGATGTTCAAAAAAACCGTCCAAATAAATTAAACATCTTTTATTTTTTGCAGCATTTCTGAAGGATGGTTTTTCAAAAATAGTTTCACATTTTGCATTTAAAGTTTGGTTGGAGATGGTTTTAGCTGTTTGAATATCTTTAACCCAGGCTGGAATTAACCCCCAATAAAAAGCTTGCGGCTCATCCGGTTTTTCGTTGGTGAAAACCATTAATTTGGGGTGAGCAAATCCACTTACGTAATGATGCGAAGGCAGTTCTTTTATCCAGGTTTCTAATTTTTTTTCAAGAGCGGCGATATATGCAGGATCATCTCTACGGTGTTTGGCATATTTAATGAGTGCTTT
This window of the Sphingobacteriaceae bacterium genome carries:
- a CDS encoding SpoIIE family protein phosphatase yields the protein MNKIRNYFLKDLLAKSNDPFEIANTLLLFRLVIFFIVCFSLPILSDYILGYYKAMVLHVLALLAMCTFPFILKKQQNTNRSVNTFFIVASVISTLTYMVFANNSVDAINMGWLSFFVLLSIILQKGWVRILFCFFINWIPIIYLVINHQLNGALNVPFLLEETASDPPIVLALIPLMLIVYSVWDKTNTIEKAQQTISYQKKIIDEKNKDIIDSIQYAKRLQEALLPSTSDIENALTDHFIFYLPKDIVAGDFYWFEKNQDFAFIAAADCTGHGVPGAMMSVLCSGALSRSIKEFKLSETHEILNKTSELVREAFVKNKGDVKDGMDISILRLNHKTKQIQWSGANNSLWYINKGELKEIKADKQHIGYNEKQLTFSNHNFHLPDNSMLYLFTDGMADQFGGEKGKKYKYKKLQQTLLDIHTLPCQQQNQKLKEEFNRWKGNHEQVDDVCIIGIKTA
- a CDS encoding SOS response-associated peptidase produces the protein MCYDVTSGLKALIKYAKHRRDDPAYIAALEKKLETWIKELPSHHYVSGFAHPKLMVFTNEKPDEPQAFYWGLIPAWVKDIQTAKTISNQTLNAKCETIFEKPSFRNAAKNKRCLIYLDGFFEHHHQGSKTFPFYIQSVIDEPLAIAGLWEEWVNKETGEIVNTTAIVTTRANGFMNKIHNNPKLEMPRMPVILDKEKQDEWLKPCISDDDKLKLLNLCVPYADANLKYHSVSKLKGKNAVGDNENALKEYSYEDLFPF